A window of Aurantibacillus circumpalustris genomic DNA:
TTTTCTTTTTCCTTGTCTTAGTATAAGTAAGTCCTACAAACATAAAAAATAACATTAATAAAATCATTAGAATAGATACAATATCTGCTACACCAAAATGTTTCATGCTAAAAAAGCTCAAAATTTAGTTGGCCGAAATTAACAAAGATGTGAGTGTCAAGCCATTGATAATTATCAATAGTATTTTTAATTTAAGAACTTTGGATTTATACAATCAAGCTCGTTTCTCCAATTAGAATACTGTCAAAATGCAAGCATAACCCTTGATGTAACTCATTTATTTGGCAGATGTTTGTTTAAAATCGCTTCGCAAAAGATACGCATAGGAAATAATTAATACTAAATTTGCGCTGTAGTAAGAAGCTAAAGAGCTCTATGTTTAAGCATTTAGAAGTACTTAGAAATAGTGAAGATTAAACTAGAACCAAGCTTGCTACTAATTTAAACAATATACATTTGAGCTTTCATCCATCAAAACAAAAAACAAGTGAAAAAATATTTAAATCTATTCGACGTTAAACAAAGAGTCGATTACAAAAATGAAGTTTTATCTGGCCTTACAGTGGCTTTAGCATTAGTTCCTGAAGCAATAGCATTTGCTTTAATTGCGGGACTTTCCCCTCTTACTGGATTGTATGCAGCTTTCACGATGGGACTTATAACCTCAATTTTTGGAGGAAGACCAGGAATGATCTCAGGAGCGACTGGAGCTGTTGCAGTTGTCATTGTGTCGCTTGCCAAATCACATGGAGTAGAATACATTTTTGCAACCGTAATTTTAGCTGGGATAATACAAATGCTCGCAGGTTTTTTGAGATTAGGAAAATTCATTCGTCTTGTTCCCCATCCTGCTATGTTTGGTTTTGTGAATGGTTTAGCAATTGTAATTTTTTTGGCACAATTGGATCAATTTAAAATGCCGAATGTTGATGGTGCCTTGCAGTGGATGACTGGTGATACTTTACTCGTGATGCTTGGTTTAGTGGGTTTAACAATGCTTATAATTTGGGGACTACCAAAATTAACGAAAATTGTTCCTTCCGCATTAACCGCTATTATTGTTGTTTCGGCCATTGCAATTGGATTTGGTATTAATACCAAAACAGTTGGAGACATTGCTTCGGTGAGCGGCGGATTCCCTCCCTTTCATATTCCAGATATTCCATTCACTGGTGAAACACTTAAAATTATTTTTCCTTATGCATTAATAGTAGCAGGCGTAGGACTCATTGAAAGTCTATTGACTTTAAACTTAATAGATGAGATTACAGGTACTAAAGGAAGAGGAAATAAAGAAGCCGCAGCGCAGGGTGCAGCTAATATTATTACAGGATTGTTTTCAGGTATGGGTGGTTGTGCTATGATTGGACAAAGTTTAATTAATATTTCTTCAGGTGCACGAGCACGATTATCCGGTATTTTTGCTTCAGTGATGTTGTTATTGTTTATAATGTTCGGCGCTTCAATTATAGAGCGCTTGCCAATGGCTGCATTAACCGGTGTTATGATTATGGTGGCAATAGGAACCTTTGAATGGGCGAGCTTAAGAACATTTAATAAAATGCCGAAGTCAGACGTTTTGGTAATGGTATTGGTTACACTTGTTACAGTATTCTTGCACAATTTGGCTTTGGCAGTTTTAGTTGGTGTTGTTATTTCAGCATTAGTGTTTGCGTGGGAAAATGCAAAACGAATCAGGGCTAGAAAATTTGTTGATGAGAATGGGATTAAGCACTACGAAATTTTCGGGCCTTTATTTTTTGGTTCCGTTTCGGCCTTTAACGAAAAGTTTGATGTTTCAAGTGATCCCAATGAGGTTGTAATTGATTTTGCAGAAAGTAGAATAGTAGATATGTCCGGGATAGAAGCTTTAAATAAACTAACAGAAAGATATTTAAATGTCGGAAAAAAATTGCATCTCAAACATTTAAGTGCTGATTGCAAAGTACTTCTAGCAAATGCGGATAAAATCGTAGACGTTAATATTCTGGAAGATCCGACCTATATAGTTGCTGTGGATAAAATTTAGAAACGGATTATTAAAATTGATATAAATCAATTCTGTTGAAAATAATGTGAATTTAAATGTTAATGATTCTTAGAAGCGTTAAAAAAGACAAAGCTTTTTTTTATCCGCCTATTTATTTTTAATTTTAAAGTGGAGCAATGCTAAATTCTTTAAAAATAATCTTGGTCATAAGTTTTTTTATGCTTCTCGGAAGTGAGAAGATATCCACTAAACTAAATAATAAAATTACAAAGATTACGAGCTTCAAATTAAGTACGGGAGATTTATCGCAGAGCGATTTCATTTCTAATGATTTTTCAATCACCAAAGTAAAAATTAAGCGAAAGTGTAAGGCTACCGAAATTTTAAAAATACAATTTGCTTTTCAAGTTATAAATCAAGTAAAATATCTTAAAGACAGTTTTCTTAAAAGTGCTTTTGAATATACTACACACTACAAGTATTTCTTCCGATCCAAAAGAGGACCACCTATTTTAATAGGTTAATGTGTCAATTTTACCTCGTAAAACTTTGTTCTAATTAATTAGAATTATAAGTTTCATTCGAACGATTATTCACCCTATTTCTAGTTTTTCGTGAACTAAAGATTAGAATTAAAAAAATTAATATGCGATCAATTAAAAATTATCTTTTCAAAGGCACTTTCTTTTTTGCTCTTACACTTTTACTCCTCAGTTTTAAGGACGAAAAAGACTCTCTGCATGGGAGAGCTTTTAATACCAGTATGTCTGAAACAAAGAACGGTATTGTAAAAAGAAAGGTTATTGCAGATCATATTTATTTTAAGAACGGAAAATTAAAAAGTGATTTTCTTCGTAAAAAATTTGGATTTAAATGGATTCGATACAGGATAAATAAAGACTCTATGTATGTTGATTCTACAGGTGTTGACGTACGATTACTTGTTGTTGAAGCTTCGGCTACAGATGAAACAAATCAAACAGTAATGATGAATTTTACCACCCTTGAGTGGGATATTGATGGGGAAATTAAAATTACGAAAAACGATCGATTACGTCATAAATATGCTTTGGCAGGTCGCGAAAAATTAGGAAAACCGAAAAAAATTAAGAAAAGAAAATCAGAGGAAGATGAAAGCGATCCTCTTTTTAAAATCGTAATGCCTTAATATCCCAGAGTAATAATTCTAAAAATTTCTTAAAAGAATGATTCTAATTTTTTATTTTCGTTTTTATTTTGTATATTCAAGTAACAATAAAATATTACAGTAAAGACTGTAAGGCGTAGTTACCCTTTAAATATTTGGCGCCTCATTTTCTAATTTAAACATTTATTTATATGAAAAAATTAATCTCACTTATTCTTATGTTTGCTATGTACTCTGGTTTTGCACAAAGAGGAAAAGCAAAAATGCTTCCAGTCCTGGAAAAAGGTTATTACATTAATACAAGAAACGATACGGTTTGGGGAAAAGTCCAAACAAACCCTGAAGACCCAACGGATTTATATAAACAATTTGGTTTCAAAAACAACCGCAGTAAAAAACCTAAAATGCTTAATGCGCAAAGAGCTAAAGCTTATGGAGTAGGAGATAAGGACTATGTTAGTGTAGAGTTAAACGGAAAAAAAATATTTCTTCAAAGGTTAGTTACAGGAAGATTAAATTTTTACCAATACGAATACAATGGGAAAATTGAAGGCTATGCAGCAATAGAATCGGATTTCTACATTAAAGACACAGGTGCCGATCCTTCTGAGGCTGATTTAAAAGAACTCAAAAAAATATCAGGACTGTTTTACAAACGTGGTTTAAAACCATACTTTAAGGATCAACCAATGATATGGTCAGACCTAGACAAATATAATTTTGATGAAGTAAGCGTTATCGCTGCGGTGAAAGAGTTTAATAAGTTTTATTCAAAAACGGGTAACTAAATTTTGTTCAACTAAGGGTTCTTAATTTTCAAACTAGTTTTTGGTTTTAAAGTCATGATCACAAAGACCTTTCAAAATCTTTACTTATTCGTGAAGACTTTGTAAGGTCTTTTGTTTTATAGATTAAATTTATCGGAATATTCTTTTATCAATCACACATTAATGGATAGTATCATACTTTTTAAGTGTAATTAAACTTTAATCTTCCTTAGTTTGTTTCGCATCGCCAACCGTATTTAAATGTACTGTTCTTTGAGGGAAAGGAATGATAATACCATTTTTCTGAAACTCATCAAAAATTTGAATGCGAATTTCACTTTTAATTCCTTCTACTCGAAATACTTTTTCTGTCCAAAAAAATAATTGAAATTTTATTGCTGAATCACCAAAATCAACCAAACGCACAAAGGGTTCTGGATCTTTTAATATTTCTGATTTAGAGGCTGCTACATTTTTAATTATTTTCATAACTAAATGAATGTCCGATCCATAATCAACGCCAAGGTCAATTTCAAAACGTGAGGTGATACCAGAATGTGTCCAGTTAATTAATTTATTATTTGTGAGCGTGGAGTTAGGAAGTATGATATATTTTTGATCTCGGGTCTCAACCGTGGTTGTTCTGAGATTAATCACTTTTACCCGCGAAATCATTCCTTCCAACTCTATGATATCACCAACCTTAACGGTTGCATCGACAAGAATAATAAAACCGGCTACTAAATCTCCAAATAAATGTTGAATTCCCAAACCCAATCCAACAAGCAGAGCGGCAGAACTGGCGAGTATAACACTCACATTGATACCGATAACCTGAAGGACAATAATGGAGTAGAAAACTAAAAAGAAATATTTTGCGATCTGAAAAAACGCGAATTTTCTTCCTGAGTCAATCTTTAAGAATGTGAAAATACTTTTTTTTGCAACTCTAAGTACGAACCAGGTTAGAACACTTAATAGCAGAATTATAACAAATTTTTTTATGAAAAAATCATTGTGTTGCAGTGTATGAACAAATTTATCGAACATGGTACTTATTTTTTGATTCACGAGCTTAAGTTTTAAAAATATTCTTAATTAATTATTTATTTAGGCAATTGATTTTTCAAATGTGGCTATTGTGCATCTTTTGTAACATTCACATTAAATGGCGGTGCCTTATAGTCTTTAGAAAGGTAGTCGCTTGGTATGGTTGTCGAATTCCCATCTCTAGCAGCTCTGTAATGCGGAGAAAGAATTTCGATGCCTGATTCATTAAAACAATCTTGGATGTTTTGATGCAAAATAGAATAAATCTCAGCTTGCCTATTTGCATCTTTTGTGTATGCATTTATTTGATAGGAAACATAAAAATCATCTAGGCTCGTTTGTAAAACAAATGATTTTGGTTCTTTTAAAATAAATTCAATTCGTGATGCTGCTTCCACTAAAGCAGCATGCACCTTTTTCCATGGTACATCGTATCCAATTGTAACGGTAGAGTGAATAATTAAGCCGGTATCGCTTGCGTTACTGGAGTAATTTGTTGTGTGGTTCGACAGCACAGCAGAATTGGGTACTGTAATTTCTTCATTTTTAATTGTACGAATACGCGTTACTAGCATGTTTTTTTCGAGAACGTCACCAACGACTTCTCCAATTTTTACGCGATCGCCAATTTTAAAAGGACGCATATAAGTTATCACTAAACCCGCTATCATATTCGTGATTGCAGAAGAGGATCCAAGTGAAAAAAGAATTCCGAGAAAAACGGAAACACCTTGAAATGCAGCTGAATCAGAACCTGGTAGATATGGAAATATAACAACAACCATAAAGGAGTACAAAACAAACCTCAGAATATTAAAAGTAGACATGGCCCAATCACTATGAAAA
This region includes:
- a CDS encoding SulP family inorganic anion transporter, producing MKKYLNLFDVKQRVDYKNEVLSGLTVALALVPEAIAFALIAGLSPLTGLYAAFTMGLITSIFGGRPGMISGATGAVAVVIVSLAKSHGVEYIFATVILAGIIQMLAGFLRLGKFIRLVPHPAMFGFVNGLAIVIFLAQLDQFKMPNVDGALQWMTGDTLLVMLGLVGLTMLIIWGLPKLTKIVPSALTAIIVVSAIAIGFGINTKTVGDIASVSGGFPPFHIPDIPFTGETLKIIFPYALIVAGVGLIESLLTLNLIDEITGTKGRGNKEAAAQGAANIITGLFSGMGGCAMIGQSLINISSGARARLSGIFASVMLLLFIMFGASIIERLPMAALTGVMIMVAIGTFEWASLRTFNKMPKSDVLVMVLVTLVTVFLHNLALAVLVGVVISALVFAWENAKRIRARKFVDENGIKHYEIFGPLFFGSVSAFNEKFDVSSDPNEVVIDFAESRIVDMSGIEALNKLTERYLNVGKKLHLKHLSADCKVLLANADKIVDVNILEDPTYIVAVDKI
- a CDS encoding mechanosensitive ion channel family protein, which codes for MNQKISTMFDKFVHTLQHNDFFIKKFVIILLLSVLTWFVLRVAKKSIFTFLKIDSGRKFAFFQIAKYFFLVFYSIIVLQVIGINVSVILASSAALLVGLGLGIQHLFGDLVAGFIILVDATVKVGDIIELEGMISRVKVINLRTTTVETRDQKYIILPNSTLTNNKLINWTHSGITSRFEIDLGVDYGSDIHLVMKIIKNVAASKSEILKDPEPFVRLVDFGDSAIKFQLFFWTEKVFRVEGIKSEIRIQIFDEFQKNGIIIPFPQRTVHLNTVGDAKQTKED